From one Peredibacter starrii genomic stretch:
- a CDS encoding ATP-dependent Clp protease ATP-binding subunit has product MNKFDQVVLGSLDIAQSEALKKKNTELAPEHLLYGLILNKSSYASKAMKDNVKEVEALLNNLPRTSGNVSIDNLRTSPKLQEWITLASGDSVQQGKTEVAEKHLLKFLPQFFPNLKVDYAKFADPAEEVEVPTFLVNLNEMAQKGKLDPVIGRTKEIRSVIEILGRRAKNNPVLVGPAGVGKTAIVEGLAEQIVKGKVPDILKGKTVYSLEMGSLMAGTKYRGDFEERIQNLLKFVKSKSGEVVLFIDEIHQLVGAGRTDGAMDAANLLKPALARGELHCIGATTFDEYQKYILNDPALERRFRSVPVNEPSKEDSVEILMGVRSKMEAHHGIKISDDAVYNAVFLSDQYITDKNLPDKAIDLLDEASSALKLSAEAMPAKLVETEAELRSKKIYAEMDKDNQDLKKDIETLQKKFDEGKATWEKEIQSLKKVSEIKNRLDRLKFELENAERTQNYEEASKIKYMLIPQTEKELGAFSHTWILSKQHIAQVISRQTGIPVEKILKSKQDHILHLEEFLNQRVFGQHESMHEISETLIASYAGLSDETRPLGSFLLLGPTGVGKTETAKALTQYLFDNEENIVRFDLSEFSEKHSVSKLIGAPAGYVGYEEGGVLTEAIRRKPYCVVLFDEIEKAHPDFADILLQILDDGRLTDNKGRTVNFKNTIIMMTSNSKSPKDDFKPEVLGRIDSVLYFHELDKRIMKQLVDKQVRHLNERLRAKKVQLRLDPKAYEALSEQGFDFQYGARPLNSVFQRLITRPLSKKILEGSLPEGEITMTWNGEGMVVEGNGHEEQPSLQ; this is encoded by the coding sequence ATGAATAAATTCGATCAAGTGGTTTTAGGATCCCTGGATATCGCTCAGTCCGAGGCCCTAAAGAAAAAGAACACGGAACTCGCACCGGAGCATCTCCTTTATGGATTAATTCTCAATAAGTCTTCATACGCTTCAAAAGCGATGAAAGATAATGTGAAGGAAGTTGAGGCACTTTTAAATAATCTGCCAAGAACGTCTGGTAATGTCAGCATTGATAATCTTCGTACGTCACCGAAGCTTCAAGAGTGGATCACTCTTGCTTCAGGAGACTCGGTTCAACAAGGCAAGACCGAAGTTGCGGAAAAACATTTATTAAAATTTTTGCCCCAATTCTTCCCGAATCTTAAAGTGGACTACGCTAAGTTCGCTGACCCGGCCGAAGAAGTGGAGGTACCCACGTTTCTCGTTAACCTCAACGAGATGGCACAGAAAGGGAAGCTCGATCCAGTTATCGGGCGAACTAAAGAAATCAGATCTGTCATTGAAATATTGGGCAGAAGGGCCAAAAACAATCCAGTATTGGTGGGGCCAGCTGGAGTCGGAAAAACGGCCATCGTGGAAGGGCTCGCGGAGCAAATCGTAAAAGGGAAAGTGCCTGACATTCTAAAAGGCAAAACAGTTTATTCCCTTGAGATGGGCTCACTTATGGCGGGAACCAAGTACCGTGGTGACTTTGAAGAAAGAATTCAAAATCTACTGAAGTTCGTTAAGTCGAAGTCTGGAGAAGTCGTTCTCTTCATCGACGAAATCCATCAGCTCGTCGGAGCAGGACGCACCGATGGGGCAATGGATGCGGCGAACTTGTTAAAACCTGCACTGGCGCGCGGAGAACTTCATTGTATCGGTGCCACAACTTTTGATGAATATCAAAAGTACATTTTAAATGATCCGGCCTTAGAACGCCGTTTCCGTTCTGTTCCTGTTAATGAGCCTTCAAAAGAAGACTCGGTTGAGATTCTTATGGGTGTGCGTTCGAAAATGGAAGCTCACCACGGGATTAAAATTTCTGATGATGCCGTTTATAATGCGGTTTTCTTATCAGATCAGTACATCACCGATAAGAATCTTCCGGATAAAGCAATTGACCTTCTTGATGAAGCTTCAAGTGCCTTGAAACTTTCTGCGGAAGCAATGCCTGCAAAACTGGTTGAGACAGAAGCTGAACTTCGTTCAAAGAAGATCTATGCTGAGATGGACAAGGACAATCAGGACCTGAAGAAAGACATTGAAACTCTTCAAAAGAAATTTGATGAAGGGAAAGCGACTTGGGAAAAAGAAATCCAGTCTCTTAAAAAAGTCTCTGAGATTAAAAACCGTTTGGACCGTTTGAAATTTGAACTAGAGAACGCTGAACGTACTCAGAACTATGAAGAGGCGTCGAAGATTAAGTACATGCTTATTCCGCAAACGGAAAAAGAACTAGGTGCTTTCTCTCACACCTGGATTTTGAGTAAACAACATATTGCTCAGGTGATCTCTCGTCAGACTGGCATTCCGGTTGAGAAGATTCTTAAATCTAAGCAGGATCATATCCTTCACTTAGAAGAGTTTTTGAATCAAAGAGTCTTCGGTCAACACGAGTCGATGCATGAAATTAGTGAGACCCTGATTGCAAGTTATGCCGGTCTTTCAGATGAAACTCGTCCACTAGGTTCGTTCCTACTACTAGGACCAACTGGTGTGGGTAAAACTGAAACTGCCAAGGCGCTTACTCAGTATCTTTTTGATAATGAGGAAAACATCGTGCGCTTTGACCTTTCTGAGTTCTCTGAGAAGCACTCAGTATCGAAGCTCATCGGTGCTCCTGCGGGATATGTGGGTTATGAAGAGGGTGGTGTCTTAACTGAGGCCATTCGTCGTAAACCATATTGTGTGGTTCTTTTTGATGAGATTGAAAAAGCTCACCCTGACTTCGCGGACATTCTTCTTCAGATTCTGGATGACGGACGTCTGACTGATAATAAGGGTCGTACGGTGAATTTTAAAAACACCATCATCATGATGACTTCAAACTCGAAGTCACCGAAAGATGACTTTAAGCCAGAGGTCCTTGGTCGTATTGATTCAGTTCTTTACTTCCATGAGCTGGATAAACGTATCATGAAGCAATTGGTGGATAAGCAAGTAAGACACTTGAATGAGCGTCTACGTGCTAAGAAAGTTCAACTTCGTCTGGATCCAAAGGCCTATGAAGCTCTTAGTGAGCAGGGCTTTGATTTCCAATACGGAGCGAGACCGCTGAATAGTGTTTTCCAACGTCTTATCACAAGACCGCTTTCGAAGAAAATCCTCGAAGGTAGTCTGCCAGAAGGCGAAATCACGATGACCTGGAATGGAGAAGGCATGGTGGTTGAGGGAAACGGACATGAGGAACAACCGAGTCTTCAATAA
- a CDS encoding small ribosomal subunit Rsm22 family protein, which translates to MKLSDLTPHLIYQFNSEHELLAAIEEISQKFTINRDKIGDYLKDPRLVSAYTVFYLSTNVPKLQEVFKWMPQGWMEELKNCDFIDLGAGPGTFSLAWKSMGAEKDFYQIELSSLMKEQGKKIWEGLHQDKLFQGSRWEWSNPNPKFLLFGHSANEMGADVALDYIQKINPDHILFIEPGTKDFFPKMLKIRTELLKDYNVLYPCPLPEKCPMEGTENWCHQFIQVKHDLEVERLSQMARKDRKLLPLTVQAFSRTFKAQNPQERLVRVFPETKFSHEWEVCHNSILSRYQVMKRDLSKQESKDLSEVLAGATIETEVIKELDQSKRVKLLKVQK; encoded by the coding sequence ATGAAACTAAGCGACCTCACACCACATCTCATTTATCAGTTTAATTCTGAACACGAACTTCTGGCGGCGATCGAAGAGATCTCCCAGAAGTTCACAATTAATCGTGACAAAATTGGCGACTACTTAAAAGACCCAAGGCTGGTTTCGGCCTATACGGTTTTTTATCTCTCAACCAATGTCCCGAAGCTTCAGGAAGTTTTTAAATGGATGCCGCAAGGTTGGATGGAGGAGCTTAAAAACTGCGACTTCATCGATCTGGGTGCTGGTCCCGGTACTTTCTCTTTGGCCTGGAAATCTATGGGGGCAGAAAAAGACTTTTATCAGATCGAGCTCTCAAGCCTTATGAAAGAGCAAGGAAAGAAAATCTGGGAAGGTCTTCATCAGGATAAACTATTCCAGGGTTCTCGTTGGGAATGGTCTAACCCAAATCCAAAGTTTCTTCTCTTCGGTCACTCCGCCAATGAAATGGGCGCTGACGTGGCCTTGGATTACATCCAAAAAATAAATCCGGATCATATTCTTTTCATCGAACCGGGTACTAAAGACTTCTTCCCGAAGATGCTCAAAATCCGGACCGAACTTTTAAAAGATTATAACGTTCTTTATCCATGCCCATTGCCAGAAAAGTGTCCGATGGAAGGAACAGAAAATTGGTGTCACCAGTTTATTCAGGTAAAGCATGACCTTGAGGTCGAGCGCCTCTCTCAGATGGCCCGTAAAGACCGTAAACTCCTTCCTTTAACCGTTCAGGCCTTCTCCCGTACCTTCAAGGCACAGAACCCTCAGGAGCGCCTGGTAAGGGTCTTTCCCGAGACCAAATTTAGTCATGAATGGGAAGTTTGCCACAATAGCATTCTCTCGCGTTATCAGGTCATGAAACGCGACCTCTCTAAGCAGGAATCGAAGGATTTGAGCGAAGTTCTTGCAGGGGCAACTATCGAAACTGAGGTCATTAAAGAGCTTGATCAAAGTAAAAGAGTTAAACTCCTAAAAGTTCAAAAATAA
- a CDS encoding Crp/Fnr family transcriptional regulator — MSKISHNIQCENCPSKESGIFCNLERMALQEVSQNKVMNTYKRGQTIFFQGNPPFGLYCISNGKIKVYKTGNDGKETILRIVGPGDVLGHRSLFSNENYNATATVIEDTQVCFIDKNFIHQALKKEPSIALNLIEKFSREMGTAEARSASISSKSTRERLAELLLSFHESYGVAEKDGRTRLDIKLSREEFASIVGAAQETVIRLFSDFKDEGVIEQEGKIIFITDKEKLLEIANLDY, encoded by the coding sequence ATGAGCAAGATCAGTCATAATATCCAATGTGAAAATTGTCCCTCTAAAGAAAGTGGAATTTTTTGTAATCTCGAGCGAATGGCCCTACAAGAAGTTTCACAAAATAAAGTGATGAACACTTATAAAAGAGGCCAGACCATTTTCTTTCAAGGTAATCCTCCTTTCGGTCTGTACTGTATTTCGAATGGAAAAATCAAAGTCTATAAGACTGGAAACGATGGTAAAGAAACGATTCTTCGTATCGTTGGCCCGGGAGATGTTCTTGGCCACCGCAGTCTTTTTAGCAATGAAAACTACAACGCCACTGCGACTGTGATTGAAGACACTCAAGTGTGCTTCATCGATAAAAACTTCATTCATCAAGCGCTGAAAAAAGAACCATCGATTGCGCTTAATCTCATTGAGAAATTTAGCCGCGAGATGGGAACAGCTGAAGCTCGAAGCGCATCTATCTCAAGTAAAAGTACAAGAGAGCGCCTTGCTGAACTTCTTTTGAGCTTTCATGAGAGTTATGGTGTGGCAGAAAAAGACGGAAGAACTCGTTTAGATATCAAACTCAGCCGTGAAGAATTTGCATCAATCGTTGGTGCAGCTCAAGAAACTGTTATTCGCCTCTTCTCAGACTTCAAAGATGAGGGTGTGATTGAGCAAGAAGGTAAGATCATTTTTATCACTGATAAAGAGAAATTATTAGAGATTGCGAACTTAGATTACTGA
- a CDS encoding potassium channel family protein, whose product MWSQLKNFLEEMRLLIFSPFFFFLTLIGNGFIISCGYLFYHIEKDVNPKVTHFIDALWWSFTTATTTGYGDITPMTDFGKILSIFLMISGLLLFAIFTAMFAETILTYRRGQKK is encoded by the coding sequence ATGTGGAGTCAGCTAAAAAACTTCCTGGAAGAGATGAGACTTTTAATCTTTAGTCCGTTTTTCTTCTTCCTCACCCTGATCGGTAATGGTTTCATTATTTCCTGCGGCTACCTTTTTTACCACATAGAAAAAGATGTTAATCCCAAGGTAACTCACTTCATTGACGCCCTTTGGTGGAGCTTTACCACGGCCACAACAACTGGCTACGGCGACATTACCCCCATGACTGATTTCGGAAAAATCCTTAGCATTTTTTTGATGATCAGTGGACTTCTGCTCTTCGCGATTTTCACCGCTATGTTCGCTGAAACCATTCTAACCTATAGAAGAGGTCAAAAAAAATAA
- a CDS encoding VOC family protein translates to MEPRISLITLGVSDLARSKKFYEALGFPTTWSEEKGVVFFKTSGTALSLFPLKELVKDIGDNREAKFPAFSGITIAHNTKEKHQVDEVMALVEKAGGKIVKKPQEVFWGGYSGYFTDPDGHMWEVAWGAFPFKADGSLDIP, encoded by the coding sequence ATGGAACCGCGAATATCATTAATCACTTTAGGCGTTTCAGATCTGGCAAGATCAAAGAAATTCTACGAGGCCCTGGGCTTTCCGACGACTTGGTCCGAAGAGAAGGGAGTGGTTTTCTTTAAAACCAGCGGCACCGCACTTTCACTTTTCCCGCTGAAGGAACTGGTAAAAGATATAGGTGATAATCGTGAAGCAAAATTCCCAGCGTTCTCTGGAATCACCATCGCTCACAATACAAAAGAAAAACATCAGGTGGATGAAGTGATGGCGCTAGTTGAAAAGGCCGGCGGCAAGATCGTTAAAAAGCCCCAGGAAGTCTTTTGGGGCGGCTATAGCGGTTATTTCACCGATCCCGATGGGCATATGTGGGAAGTGGCCTGGGGAGCATTTCCGTTTAAGGCAGATGGAAGCCTGGATATCCCGTAA
- a CDS encoding LysR family transcriptional regulator gives MKWTDLSLSALQYFTDTIDLASLTLAAEKNHISRPAISQAIRRMENLLGYELIIHAKNRLELTDEGRVFYQKAKKSLEAFNTELAGLNAAPEMSIACSATIAEYFVLPALKKMKLGKVRIQIGTSAKVRQLVTDGEAQLGLIINDNKTFGFGSKVIAKGHFVLQSKSGKFSGPLITTENRPEVNHLFKSLNKQNKDLEQYIQVESWSVCRKTMETLGGTCLVPDLIDLHGFKQVRDIKYSFPYDMLAIFKNQNTLSKAELDLLEKLKI, from the coding sequence ATGAAATGGACCGACTTAAGCCTCAGTGCTCTTCAGTACTTTACCGACACCATTGATTTGGCGAGCCTCACACTGGCGGCCGAAAAAAATCACATCTCAAGACCTGCGATTAGTCAGGCGATTCGCCGAATGGAAAATCTTTTAGGTTATGAATTGATTATTCATGCTAAGAATCGATTAGAGCTGACTGATGAAGGCAGAGTTTTTTATCAAAAGGCCAAGAAGAGTTTAGAAGCTTTTAATACCGAGCTCGCAGGACTGAATGCTGCGCCTGAGATGAGCATCGCTTGTTCAGCGACTATAGCAGAATATTTTGTATTACCGGCCTTAAAAAAAATGAAGTTAGGTAAAGTTCGGATTCAAATTGGAACGAGTGCCAAGGTTCGTCAATTAGTTACTGATGGGGAGGCCCAGCTGGGTCTTATTATCAATGACAATAAGACATTTGGATTTGGTTCGAAGGTAATTGCGAAAGGTCACTTTGTTTTGCAATCGAAGTCGGGAAAATTTTCTGGTCCTTTAATCACGACGGAGAATCGGCCGGAAGTGAATCATCTTTTTAAGTCACTCAATAAGCAGAACAAAGATTTAGAACAGTATATTCAAGTGGAGAGTTGGTCAGTTTGTCGAAAGACCATGGAAACTCTTGGAGGAACATGTCTTGTGCCTGATCTGATTGACTTGCATGGTTTTAAGCAGGTGCGTGATATCAAATACAGCTTTCCTTATGACATGCTCGCCATTTTCAAGAATCAGAATACTTTAAGCAAAGCAGAATTAGATCTGTTAGAGAAATTGAAGATTTGA
- a CDS encoding GNAT family N-acetyltransferase, which yields MKIEKMSLEDLTEVTHLAEQLGYPNTVEEVTQRFVEMINDPDYALFVAKTDRVLGWIQINHEPKTLLIGPRADIAALVVDENSRSLGVGKALVKRAEEWARENKIELVRVKSNTKREAAHRFYQREGYTLAKTSHMFSKQLK from the coding sequence ATGAAAATTGAAAAAATGTCCCTCGAAGATTTAACCGAAGTTACTCACCTGGCCGAGCAACTGGGTTATCCCAACACGGTTGAAGAAGTAACTCAGCGCTTTGTTGAAATGATAAATGATCCTGACTATGCCCTCTTTGTAGCTAAGACAGACAGGGTGTTGGGTTGGATTCAGATCAATCATGAACCAAAGACTCTTCTCATCGGTCCGCGTGCTGATATCGCAGCACTAGTGGTAGATGAAAATTCTCGCAGTCTTGGTGTGGGTAAAGCTTTGGTGAAAAGGGCCGAAGAATGGGCCCGTGAAAATAAAATTGAACTTGTGAGAGTAAAATCAAATACCAAACGCGAGGCCGCTCATCGCTTTTACCAACGCGAGGGATATACACTCGCGAAGACCTCGCACATGTTTTCAAAACAGCTTAAATAA
- a CDS encoding citrate synthase has product MSDKAKLVLGDKTIELPVFTGTEGEKAIDITKLRAETGFVTLDSGYMNTGACTSAITFLDGEVGILKYRGYSIEEIAEKSSFLESSYLVFYGKLPTAAELKAFEERIASFDDVPEGIKTQIKAFPKDAHPMAVLSSNMVSLSAFYHDLCAQDLTPAQKDTAIAQLMGQLKVVAAYAYRHSQGKEFVKSDKSLDYCSDFIHMMTGDKNVNKDVAKALDILLILHVDHEQNCSTSSVRMVGSSKANIFATISAGVDALWGPLHGGANQAVLEMLEEIKQSGKGYEAFLAEVKDKNSNSRLMGFGHRVYKNFDPRAKIIKVACDKVLTTLGVKDPLLDIAKGLEEVALKDEYFVSRKLYPNVDFYSGIIYRALGIPTNMFTVMFAMGRLPGWMAQWKEMVEQPGFKICRPRQIYTGDTKNTYKDIKSR; this is encoded by the coding sequence ATGTCTGATAAGGCAAAACTTGTACTAGGCGACAAAACCATTGAACTACCTGTATTCACCGGCACTGAAGGTGAGAAGGCAATCGATATTACAAAACTAAGGGCCGAGACTGGTTTCGTGACGCTAGATTCTGGCTACATGAACACTGGTGCTTGTACTTCAGCAATCACTTTCCTTGATGGTGAAGTTGGTATCCTTAAATACCGCGGTTACTCAATCGAAGAAATCGCTGAGAAGTCTTCGTTCCTTGAGTCATCTTACCTTGTGTTCTACGGCAAACTTCCAACTGCTGCAGAACTTAAAGCTTTCGAAGAAAGAATCGCTTCTTTCGACGACGTGCCTGAAGGCATCAAAACACAAATTAAAGCTTTCCCGAAAGACGCTCACCCAATGGCCGTTCTTTCTTCAAATATGGTTTCGCTTTCAGCGTTCTACCATGATCTTTGTGCTCAGGACCTGACTCCTGCTCAGAAAGACACAGCAATCGCTCAGCTTATGGGTCAATTGAAAGTGGTAGCTGCATATGCTTACCGCCACTCTCAAGGTAAAGAGTTCGTAAAATCAGACAAGTCTCTCGACTACTGTTCTGACTTCATCCACATGATGACTGGTGACAAGAACGTTAATAAAGACGTTGCTAAGGCACTAGATATTCTTCTTATCCTTCACGTAGATCACGAGCAGAACTGTTCAACTTCATCAGTTCGTATGGTTGGTTCTTCTAAAGCAAACATCTTCGCAACTATCTCTGCGGGTGTTGACGCTCTTTGGGGACCTCTACACGGCGGTGCTAACCAGGCCGTTCTTGAAATGCTTGAAGAAATTAAGCAATCAGGCAAAGGCTACGAAGCTTTCCTTGCTGAAGTTAAAGATAAAAACTCTAACTCACGTCTTATGGGCTTCGGTCACCGCGTTTATAAGAACTTCGATCCACGCGCTAAGATCATCAAAGTTGCTTGTGACAAAGTTCTAACAACTCTCGGTGTAAAAGATCCTCTTCTTGATATCGCTAAAGGCCTTGAAGAAGTTGCTCTTAAAGATGAGTACTTCGTATCTCGTAAACTATACCCGAACGTAGATTTCTACTCTGGTATCATTTACCGTGCACTTGGTATCCCAACTAACATGTTCACAGTTATGTTTGCTATGGGTCGTCTTCCAGGTTGGATGGCGCAGTGGAAAGAGATGGTTGAACAACCAGGCTTCAAGATTTGTCGTCCTCGTCAGATCTACACTGGCGACACGAAGAACACATACAAAGACATCAAGTCTCGTTAA